In the genome of Eschrichtius robustus isolate mEscRob2 chromosome 12, mEscRob2.pri, whole genome shotgun sequence, one region contains:
- the ARMC12 gene encoding armadillo repeat-containing protein 12 has product MCCIPQRLGQMDICKGVVSLATAAGAIYLLYKAIRAGIKCQPPLCSASPICVARLAIEREQRGRDSGELRRLLNSLECKQDEYAKSMILHSITRCVYLLESEASMCTNDDIMLVGSMLDDKDNSVKIQALNTLKAFSGIRKFRLKIQEHSIKVLELISTIWDSELHIAGLRLLNNLPLPDFAHPQLRRVMPALMEILQSDYILAQVQAAQLLSNLVQKNDLLYDILNCQVHSNFLNLFQSAQPGSLLHEVLVFAERLSEGRSSPHYRAVKWHYNEQSVHEALFGDDSRLADRLLALVIHPEEDIQIQACKVIVSLQCPQDVGVRPSCPPSHSCFNNAE; this is encoded by the exons ATGTGCTGCATCCCCCAGCGCCTGGGGCAAATGGACATCTGCAAAGGTGTAGTGAGCCTGGCCACAGCCGCTGGGGCCATCTACCTGCTCTACAAGGCCATCAGGGCCGGCATAAAATGTCAACCACCCCTCTGCTCTGCCTCACCCATCTGCGTCGCCC GCCTGGCAATCGAGCGAGAGCAGCGCGGGCGGGACTCAGGTGAGCTCCGGAGGCTCCTCAACTCCTTGGAGTGCAAACAGGATGAGTACGCCAAGAGCATGATCCTGCACAGTATCACGCGCTGCGTGTACTTGCTGGAGTCTGAG GCCTCTATGTGTACTAATGATGACATCATGTTGGTGGGCTCCATGCTGGATGACAAGGACAACAGTGTCAAAATCCAAGCTCTGAACACACTTAAAGCTTTCTCTGGCATCAGAAAATTCAGGCTGAAAATCCAG GAACACTCCATCAAGGTGCTGGAACTGATCTCCACCATCTGGGACTCGGAGCTGCACATTGCAGGCCTCAGACTCCTCAACAACCTCCCACTGCCTGACTTTGCACATCCACAGCTGCGACGGGTGATGCCTGCCTTGATGGAGATCCTGCAGTCAGACTACATCCTGGCACAG GTGCAAGCCGCGCAATTGCTGAGCAACCTGGTGCAGAAGAACGACCTTCTCTATGATATTCTCAACTGCCAG GTACACTCCAACTTCCTGAACCTGTTCCAGTCCGCACAGCCCGGGAGTCTGCTGCATGAAGTACTGGTGTTTGCAGAGCGGCTGAGTGAGGGCCGGAGTTCACCCCACTACCGCGCCGTGAAGTGGCATTACAATGAACAGTCTGTGCACGAAGCTCTCTTTGGGGATGACTCACGACTGGCAGACAGGCTGCTTGCCCTGGTCATCCACCCCGAGGAGGATATTCAGATCCAGGCCTGCAAAGTCATAGTCAGCCTGCAGTGCCCCCAGGATGTGGGAGTCCGGCCCTCCTGCCCGCCCAGTCACTCCTGCTTTAATAATGCGGAATAA